From the genome of Nicotiana sylvestris chromosome 2, ASM39365v2, whole genome shotgun sequence, one region includes:
- the LOC138886004 gene encoding uncharacterized protein: protein MNLTYSTSLARQSKAQALADHLAENPVDDEYQPLSTYFLDEEVNSVEAISEDTNAWKMFFDGAVNARGVGIGAILISPIGQHYPATTQLRFFCTNNTAEYEACIMGMNMAIDQDVEELLIMGDLDLIIRQAQGELETRDVKRIPYRQHVEDLSKQFKSIEFRYIPRYQNELVDALATLASMLPYPVDAHINPLEIQIRERHGYCNMVEAEPNIYPWYHDIKRFMKTKEYPEQASGDQKRTIRRHASGFFLGGDVLYKRTPDLNLLRCVDAKEAGRIMYQVHSGVQSDLIHTSSTELYPMSAAWPFVVWGMDVIGPIEPKASNEHKFILVSIVYFTKWVEAITLKSVTKKDVVDFVHSNLICHFGIPATIITDNASNLNRHLMREMCEQFKIMYQNSTRFHPKANGAVEAANKNIKKILRKMIQCSRQWHKKLHFALMGYRTTVCTSVGATP, encoded by the exons ATGAATTTGACATATTCTacgtcactcgcacgacaatcaAAAGCCCAAGCGTTAGCAGATCACCTGGCAGAAAACCcagttgatgatgaataccaacctttaAGCACCTACTTCctggatgaagaggtaaattcagttgaggcaatatctgaagatactaatgcttggaaaatgttctttgatggagcggtaaATGCAAGAGGTGTCGGAAtcggggcaatcttgatctcacccataggtcagcattatccagccaccaCCCAActtcggtttttctgcacaaacaacactgccgagtatgaagcgtgcattatgggtatgaacatggcaattgaccaagatgtcgaagaattattaatcatgggagatttgGATCTGATTATACGTCAAGCCCAAGGAGAATTAGAGACTCGAGATGTCAAACGTATTCCCTACAGGCAACATGTTGAAGATCTTAGCAAACAGTTCAAGTCAATTGAGTTCAGGTACATACCTCGTTATCAAAATGAACTGGtcgatgcacttgctactttggcctcgatgctgccatacccagTCGATGCCCATATTAATCCATTGGAAATCCAAATTCGGGAAAGGCACGGTTACTGTAATATGGTTGAGGCAGAACCGAATATTTATCCATGGTATCACGATATCAAAAGATTTATGAAAActaaagaataccccgagcaagccagtggagaccaaaagagaaccattagacggcacGCGAGTGGTTTCTTCTTGGgtggtgatgtcttgtacaaaaggactccggatctcaacttgttaagatgtgttgacgccaaagaggccggaagaatcatgtatCAAGTGCACtcagga GTGCAAAGTGATTTGATTCATACGTCGTCTACAGAACTATATCCGATGTCAGCAGCTTGGCCATTTGTTgtctggggcatggacgtcatagggccgattgagccgaaagcttcaaatgAGCATAAATTCATATTGGTCTCTATTgtctacttcacaaagtgggttgaagcaattaccctcaaatctgtcaccaagaaagaTGTAGTAGACTTCGTGCATTCCAACCTCATCTGccattttggtattcctgcaactatcattacggataatgctTCAAATTTGAATAGGCATTTGATGAGGGAGATGtgtgaacaattcaagataatgTATCAGAACTCTACTCGTTTTCAtcccaaagccaatggtgctgtcgaagcagcaaacaagaacatcaaaaagattttgagaaagatgattcaatgttccaggcagtggcataaAAAGTTGCATTTTGCTTTAATGGGGTATCGCACCACGGTGTGCACATCGGTCGGAGCAACCCCGTaa